The Microbacterium sp. KUDC0406 genome includes a window with the following:
- a CDS encoding NADPH-dependent F420 reductase, giving the protein MMNTTQCDGATRRIAVIGVGHMAYALGALWATRGHAITIGGRSIDKARSMAVQIGRGTTASEMSEAVDGAEVVLIAVPWTAVEDVLLQVGAHAGSLAGATIVDPTNPVEHGVGRHLLEAGSAAERIASRAPGAHVVKAFNVHPASYWSQADTRDVVTLAGSDPGALDVVSELVRDVGATPHTLGGLDRSRQLEELGATVIALAFAGIEPRSAVPRV; this is encoded by the coding sequence ATGATGAACACGACCCAGTGCGATGGAGCGACCCGCAGGATCGCTGTCATCGGCGTCGGCCACATGGCATATGCGCTCGGCGCCCTGTGGGCTACCCGCGGCCACGCGATCACGATCGGTGGACGGTCGATCGACAAGGCGAGGTCGATGGCAGTGCAGATCGGACGAGGCACGACCGCATCGGAGATGAGCGAGGCGGTCGACGGAGCCGAGGTCGTGCTAATCGCCGTCCCGTGGACGGCCGTCGAAGATGTGCTCCTGCAAGTCGGTGCGCACGCCGGCTCACTGGCGGGCGCGACGATCGTCGATCCCACGAACCCCGTCGAGCACGGTGTCGGGCGGCACCTTCTCGAAGCAGGCTCTGCAGCCGAACGGATCGCTTCACGGGCTCCGGGTGCGCACGTGGTGAAGGCATTCAACGTGCACCCGGCGAGCTACTGGAGTCAGGCGGATACTCGCGATGTGGTCACTCTTGCGGGGAGCGATCCGGGAGCGCTGGATGTGGTGAGCGAGCTTGTGAGAGATGTCGGTGCCACCCCACACACACTCGGCGGTCTTGACCGCTCCCGCCAGCTCGAGGAGCTGGGGGCGACGGTGATCGCTCTCGCCTTCGCCGGGATCGAGCCGCGGTCGGCTGTCCCGCGAGTCTGA
- a CDS encoding winged helix-turn-helix transcriptional regulator codes for MAAGSPQGAERICHVADADDSDPAGRSIALGRVHHGSNARDSRVTERCTWLGENLVVDGRFSDDSGWVADCLVRAATDVLRHRWDGVVLSALGGGPHRRGELREAIGPVKDKPLSEALARLMAANLVVRRRADHASSVIVYELTALGRTFHDGPLRALASWAQEHGEGLLEAPPRD; via the coding sequence GTGGCCGCGGGTAGCCCACAGGGCGCCGAGCGCATATGCCATGTGGCCGACGCCGATGACAGCGATCCTGCGGGTCGCTCCATCGCACTGGGTCGTGTTCATCATGGGTCCAACGCTAGAGACAGCAGGGTTACCGAACGGTGCACGTGGCTGGGTGAGAATTTAGTCGTGGACGGTCGATTCAGCGATGACAGCGGTTGGGTTGCGGACTGCCTGGTGCGCGCGGCGACCGACGTGCTTCGACATCGATGGGATGGTGTAGTTCTCTCTGCGCTCGGTGGCGGCCCCCACCGTCGAGGCGAGCTACGCGAGGCCATCGGCCCGGTCAAGGACAAGCCTCTCAGCGAGGCCCTCGCCCGTCTAATGGCCGCCAACCTCGTCGTGCGTCGCCGCGCAGACCACGCGTCGTCCGTCATAGTTTATGAGCTGACCGCACTCGGACGAACCTTCCACGATGGACCTCTGCGGGCCCTGGCATCGTGGGCGCAGGAGCATGGCGAGGGGCTCCTCGAAGCCCCTCCGAGGGATTAG
- a CDS encoding TetR/AcrR family transcriptional regulator codes for MDTRTRLVEATQELLWERGYAATSPKDILQRAGAGQGSMYHHFAGKQDLASAALEESAAVMRADVDVLLAGEGSSSERVIAYLERQRDSLRGCRMGRMTYDADVLAIPELLRPVAETLQWVVATIATVISRGIEDHEFPAGTDAHQLASMVVATVQGGYVLARAQQDAAAFDAAVDGAAGLLRSWSQQ; via the coding sequence ATGGATACACGTACTCGGCTTGTAGAAGCGACGCAGGAGCTTCTGTGGGAACGCGGCTATGCGGCGACCAGCCCGAAGGACATCTTGCAACGGGCTGGCGCGGGGCAAGGCAGCATGTATCACCACTTCGCTGGCAAGCAGGACCTCGCGAGCGCGGCTCTCGAGGAGAGCGCAGCCGTGATGCGCGCGGACGTGGACGTGCTGCTGGCGGGTGAGGGTTCATCGTCGGAGCGGGTGATCGCCTACCTAGAGCGTCAGCGCGATTCCTTGCGTGGATGTCGCATGGGACGCATGACCTATGACGCGGACGTGCTGGCCATACCGGAGCTTCTCCGCCCGGTTGCGGAGACTCTGCAGTGGGTGGTCGCCACCATCGCCACGGTGATCAGCCGAGGCATCGAAGACCATGAGTTTCCCGCCGGCACAGATGCACACCAACTCGCGTCGATGGTGGTCGCCACGGTCCAGGGCGGCTACGTGTTGGCTCGCGCACAGCAAGATGCGGCCGCCTTCGACGCGGCAGTCGACGGTGCTGCGGGACTCCTTCGTAGCTGGAGTCAACAATGA
- a CDS encoding Lrp/AsnC family transcriptional regulator, with product MKESLILDELDRRVVHALQLDARASFERIGTVLGVSDQTVARRYRRLVDHGAVAIRAVPATSDGTAQGWFVRLRCAPPQTRSIADQLGARADTRWVMLTSGGTEIVFLLHAEGHRTAPSVRDALLAALHTTPGILGVEAYSPLRFFVGHQIAWQARMSALARGEIDALAGTETAPTRTHHDQTIDDLDQAIIDVLADDGRASIARVALHVGASESSVRRRVDRLLTRALVYFDVVIDERLLGYQELALIWLQVPLNQLDDLGRRVATHAPVAMATAMSGNYDLLIAAASHNRDELYTYLTGELAQTIGSAPFRTSPVLEIVKRG from the coding sequence TCATCTTGGACGAGCTGGATCGTCGCGTCGTGCACGCCTTGCAGCTCGACGCGCGCGCCAGTTTCGAGCGGATCGGGACCGTCCTCGGGGTGTCGGATCAGACCGTGGCGCGCCGCTACCGCCGGCTCGTGGATCACGGCGCGGTGGCGATCCGTGCCGTGCCTGCGACCAGTGACGGCACCGCGCAGGGCTGGTTCGTCAGGCTCCGCTGCGCGCCGCCGCAGACCCGCTCGATCGCCGACCAGCTCGGCGCCCGAGCCGACACGAGATGGGTGATGCTGACCTCGGGAGGCACCGAGATCGTCTTCCTGCTCCACGCCGAAGGGCACCGCACCGCACCATCCGTGCGCGATGCCCTGCTCGCCGCACTGCACACGACACCGGGCATCCTCGGCGTCGAGGCATACTCCCCGCTGCGGTTCTTCGTCGGCCACCAGATCGCCTGGCAGGCACGGATGAGCGCACTCGCACGCGGCGAGATCGACGCTCTCGCCGGCACCGAAACCGCACCCACCCGCACGCACCACGACCAGACCATCGATGACCTTGACCAGGCCATCATCGACGTCCTCGCCGACGACGGGCGCGCGTCCATCGCGCGGGTCGCACTGCACGTCGGCGCCTCCGAGTCCAGCGTGCGCCGCCGCGTCGATCGGCTGCTCACGCGGGCGCTCGTCTACTTCGACGTCGTCATAGACGAACGGCTCCTCGGCTATCAGGAGCTCGCGCTCATCTGGCTCCAGGTCCCCCTCAACCAACTCGATGACCTCGGCCGCCGAGTCGCCACCCACGCGCCGGTCGCCATGGCCACGGCAATGTCCGGGAACTACGATCTGCTCATCGCCGCCGCCAGCCACAACCGCGACGAGCTCTACACCTACCTCACCGGAGAACTCGCCCAGACCATCGGCTCGGCACCCTTCCGCACCTCCCCGGTCCTCGAAATCGTCAAACGAGGCTGA